Sequence from the Aquipuribacter hungaricus genome:
TCGGCGCCGGTCCGCTGACCCCGGGCCGCCCCACCGGCGGGACCGTGACCGGCCCGACCACGCCGGCGGGCACCCCGGTGCGCCCGGGGCCGACCGCCTCCCCGTCGCCGAGCCCCTCGACGGGCCCGACCGTGACGCCGCGGCCGACTCCTGGGCCCGGGACGCCGACGACCTCGCCGACCACCCCGACGACGACCCCGACCGCGCCGCCGGTCCCCACCGGTCGGCCGGTCCGGCCCACCAAGCCGGCCCCGTCGCCGACGGTCCCGCCGTCCACCACCCCCGTCCCGAGCGACGGGCCCTCGGTCCCGGTCGTCGACCCGACCTGCGAGCCCGTCCCGACCGTGCCCCCGGGCGGCAGCCCGACCACGGAGCCGCCGGCCACCCCCGGCGGCGAGGCCCTCGAGCCCTGCCTCCCGCCGTGCGCGACGCCGTCCCCGGCACCCGTGCCGTCCGAGGGGGCGACCCCCACGCCGGCGCCGAGCTGCACCCCGGTCGAGCCGGTCGAGCCCGGCGGGGGACCTGGCGACCAGTCCGCCCCGCAGCCCACGGTCGCTACGACGGGCTGAGCCGGACGACCGCTGAGCCCCGACAGGGGCTGGCGGGGCGTGGGCGTGGCTGAACGTGTGTCCAGGCTGGACAGGTGTCCAGTCAGCGCACCTACGGGCTGGCAGCGTCGCCGTCGGTGAGGCCGCCGTCGCTGGCAGCCTGCCGGACCCGGCGCCCCGCCCGCGGTCGGGCGGGGCGGCCGGTCGTGCGGACGGCTCAGCTGTCGAGCGCGGCGTCCAGGGTGATGGTCGTGCCCGAGAGGGCCTTGGTGACCGGGCAGGTGCGCTCGGCGGTCGCGGCGATCTCGGCGAACCGGTCGGCGTCCACGCCGGGTACCGTCGCCCGGATGGTGATGTCGATCCCGGTGATCCGGAACCCGCCGGCGGGGTCCTGGCCGAGGGTGACGGCCGCGCTGACGTCGATGGTCTCGGGCGTGAGGCCCTCGCCGGCGAGCGTGCCGGCCAGGTTCATCGCCAGGCACGAGGCGTGGGCGCCCGCGATGAGCTCCTCGGGGCTGGTCTGGCCGTCCGGGTCGCCCGAGCGGGTGGGCCAGGAGACGGGGTAGGGCCCCAGGTTGGAGCTCTCCAGCGTCAGCTGGCCGGAGCCCTCGGCGATGGTGCCGCTCCAGTGGACGGTGGCGTCGCGCGTGGCCATTGGTTCTCCCTCTGTCGGTCGGTGCTCGGGCCGCCGGGCGGCGGTCCTCGGTCGCCAACCGTGCTCCGCCGGCAGGTGTTCCGCGACCGGTCCTAGCCGCGCAGTCGCTGGACGGTGCCCGCCACGACCCAGTCGACCCGCTCGCTGGCGGCGGCCACCGCGGCGTTGAGCCGGCCGAGCTCGTCCCGGAACAGCCGGCCGGACCAGGTGGCCGGCACCACCCCGGAGCCCACCTCGTTGCTCACCGCGACCACCGGCCGGCGGGCGTCGCGCCAGGCGGCGAGCAGGCGGTCCACCTCGGCCCGGTAGGCGTGCTCGGCCTCGCCCGCCCAGCGCTCCTGCTCCCAGGCACCCGCCCGGTCGAGCGCGGCGGTGCACCACAGCGACAGGCAGTCCAGGAGCAGCGGCGGGCCCGGCGTCGTGAGCAGCCGGACCGTCTCGTCGGTGCCGGAGCTCTCGACGGTGCTCCACCCGGCGGGCCGCCGGCCGCGGTGCAGGGCCACGCGGCGCTGCCACTCCTCGTCCGCGGGCCCCCGGGTCCCCGCCGTGGCGAGGTACACGACGTCCCCGCGGTCGGCGAGCAGCCGTTCCGCGTGGGTGCTCTTGCCGGAGCGGGCGCCGCCCAGGACCAGGGTGCGGCGCGGCAGCGGGTCCACGGCGGGCCCCCCGGGACCCGCGCCGACGGTCAGCGCAACCCCGTCCCGGTGCACCTCGGCCCCCCACGCGGCCAGCCGCGCGGCCAGCTCCGGCGTCGGCGGGTTGTGGTGCGACAGGTG
This genomic interval carries:
- a CDS encoding OsmC family peroxiredoxin, producing the protein MATRDATVHWSGTIAEGSGQLTLESSNLGPYPVSWPTRSGDPDGQTSPEELIAGAHASCLAMNLAGTLAGEGLTPETIDVSAAVTLGQDPAGGFRITGIDITIRATVPGVDADRFAEIAATAERTCPVTKALSGTTITLDAALDS